The Meles meles chromosome 12, mMelMel3.1 paternal haplotype, whole genome shotgun sequence genome includes a window with the following:
- the DIABLO gene encoding diablo homolog, mitochondrial isoform X1 gives MAALRSWLSRSVASLFRYRQCVPVVANFKKRCFSELIRPWHKTVAVGFGVTLCAVPIAQKLEPHSLSNDALMRRAVSLVTDSTSTFLSQTTYALIEAITEYTKAVYTLISLYRQYTSLLGKMNSQEEDEVWQVIIGARVEMTSKQQEYLKLETTWLTALGLSEMAAEAAYQTGADQASITARNHIQLVKSQVQEVRQLSQKAETKLAEAQTEELRQKTREEGDERAEPEQEAYLRED, from the exons ATGGCGGCTCTGAGGAGCTGGCTGTCGCGGAGCGTTGCCTCCCTTTTCAG GTACAGGCAGTGTGTTCCTGTCGTGGCTAACTTCAAGAAGCGCTGCTTCTCAGAATTGATAAGACCATGGCACAAAACTGTGGCGGTTGGATTTGGCGTGACCCTGTGTGCGGTTCCTATTGCACAG AAATTGGAACCTCATTCTCTTAGTAATGACGCATTGATGAGGAGGGCTGTGTCATTGGTGACAGACAGCACCTCCACCTTTCTCTCTCAGACCACCTACGCACTGATTGAAGCGATCACTGAATACACTAAG GCTGTTTATACCTTAATTTCTTTGTACCGACAATATACAAGTTTACTTGGGAAAATGAATTCACAGGAGGAAGATGAGGTGTGGCAGGTGATCATAGGAGCCAGAGTTGAG ATGACTTCAAAACAACAAGAATACTTGAAGTTGGAGACCACTTGGCTGACTGCACTTGGTCTTTCAGAGATGGCAGCAGAAGCTGCGTACCAAACTG GAGCAGATCAGGCCTCGATAACCGCCAGGAATCACATTCAGCTGGTGAAGTCACAGGTGCAGGAAGTGCGCCAGCTTTCCCAGAAAGCAGAAACCAAGTTGGCAGAAGCACAGACAGAGGAGCTCCGGCAGAAAACACGGGAGGAAGGGGACGAGAGGGCCGAGCCGGAGCAGGAAGCCTACCTGCGCGAGGATTGA
- the DIABLO gene encoding diablo homolog, mitochondrial isoform X2 — translation MAALRSWLSRSVASLFRYRQCVPVVANFKKRCFSELIRPWHKTVAVGFGVTLCAVPIAQKLEPHSLSNDALMRRAVSLVTDSTSTFLSQTTYALIEAITEYTKEEDEVWQVIIGARVEMTSKQQEYLKLETTWLTALGLSEMAAEAAYQTGADQASITARNHIQLVKSQVQEVRQLSQKAETKLAEAQTEELRQKTREEGDERAEPEQEAYLRED, via the exons ATGGCGGCTCTGAGGAGCTGGCTGTCGCGGAGCGTTGCCTCCCTTTTCAG GTACAGGCAGTGTGTTCCTGTCGTGGCTAACTTCAAGAAGCGCTGCTTCTCAGAATTGATAAGACCATGGCACAAAACTGTGGCGGTTGGATTTGGCGTGACCCTGTGTGCGGTTCCTATTGCACAG AAATTGGAACCTCATTCTCTTAGTAATGACGCATTGATGAGGAGGGCTGTGTCATTGGTGACAGACAGCACCTCCACCTTTCTCTCTCAGACCACCTACGCACTGATTGAAGCGATCACTGAATACACTAAG GAGGAAGATGAGGTGTGGCAGGTGATCATAGGAGCCAGAGTTGAG ATGACTTCAAAACAACAAGAATACTTGAAGTTGGAGACCACTTGGCTGACTGCACTTGGTCTTTCAGAGATGGCAGCAGAAGCTGCGTACCAAACTG GAGCAGATCAGGCCTCGATAACCGCCAGGAATCACATTCAGCTGGTGAAGTCACAGGTGCAGGAAGTGCGCCAGCTTTCCCAGAAAGCAGAAACCAAGTTGGCAGAAGCACAGACAGAGGAGCTCCGGCAGAAAACACGGGAGGAAGGGGACGAGAGGGCCGAGCCGGAGCAGGAAGCCTACCTGCGCGAGGATTGA
- the DIABLO gene encoding diablo homolog, mitochondrial isoform X3: MRRAVSLVTDSTSTFLSQTTYALIEAITEYTKAVYTLISLYRQYTSLLGKMNSQEEDEVWQVIIGARVEMTSKQQEYLKLETTWLTALGLSEMAAEAAYQTGADQASITARNHIQLVKSQVQEVRQLSQKAETKLAEAQTEELRQKTREEGDERAEPEQEAYLRED; encoded by the exons ATGAGGAGGGCTGTGTCATTGGTGACAGACAGCACCTCCACCTTTCTCTCTCAGACCACCTACGCACTGATTGAAGCGATCACTGAATACACTAAG GCTGTTTATACCTTAATTTCTTTGTACCGACAATATACAAGTTTACTTGGGAAAATGAATTCACAGGAGGAAGATGAGGTGTGGCAGGTGATCATAGGAGCCAGAGTTGAG ATGACTTCAAAACAACAAGAATACTTGAAGTTGGAGACCACTTGGCTGACTGCACTTGGTCTTTCAGAGATGGCAGCAGAAGCTGCGTACCAAACTG GAGCAGATCAGGCCTCGATAACCGCCAGGAATCACATTCAGCTGGTGAAGTCACAGGTGCAGGAAGTGCGCCAGCTTTCCCAGAAAGCAGAAACCAAGTTGGCAGAAGCACAGACAGAGGAGCTCCGGCAGAAAACACGGGAGGAAGGGGACGAGAGGGCCGAGCCGGAGCAGGAAGCCTACCTGCGCGAGGATTGA
- the VPS33A gene encoding vacuolar protein sorting-associated protein 33A, with protein MAAHLSYGRVNLNVLREAVRRELREFLDKCAGSKAIVWDEYLTGPFGLIAQYSLLKEHEVEKMFTLKGSRLPAADVKNIIFFVRPRLELMDIIAENVLSEDRRGPTRDFHILFVPRRSLLCEQRLKDLGVLGSFIHRDEYSLDLIPFDGDLLSMESEGAFKECYLESDQTSLYHAAKGLMTLQALYGTIPQIFGKGECARQVANMMIRMKREFTGSQNSIFPVFDNLLLLDRNVDLLTPLATQLTYEGLIDEIYGIQNSYVKLPPEKFAPKKQGDGGKELPTEAKKLQLNSAEELYAEIRDKNFNAVGSVLSKKAKVISAAFEERHNAKTVGEIKQFVSQLPHMQAARGSLANHTSIAELIKDVTTSEDFFDKLTAEQEFMSGVDTDKVNSYIEDCIAQKHPLIKVLRLVCLQSVCNSGLKQKVLDYYKREILQTYGYEHILTLYNLEKVGLLKPQTGGRNNYPTIRKTLRLWMDDVNEQNPTDISYVYSGYAPLSVRLAQLLSRPGWRSIEEVLRILPGPHFEERQPLPTGLQKKRQPGENRVTLIFFLGGVTFAEIAALRFLSQLEDGGTEYVIATTKLMNGASWIESLMEKPF; from the exons ATGGCGGCTCACCTGTCCTACGGACGAGTGAACCTGAACGTGCTGCGCGAGGCGGTGCGTCGCGAGCTGCGCGAGTTCCTGGACAAGTGCGCGGGAAGCAAG GCAATAGTTTGGGACGAGTACCTCACAGGACCATTTGGCTTGATTGCACAGTATTCACTACTGAAG GAACATGAAGTGGAAAAAATGTTCACTCTTAAAGGAAGTCGTTTGCCAGCAGCTGATGtcaagaatattattttttttgtcagaCCCAGGCTAGAACTGATGGATATAATCGCTGAAAATGTGCTCAG TGAAGACAGACGCGGTCCAACAAGAGatttccacattttgtttgtgCCGAGACGTAGTTTATTGTGCGAACAGCGGTTGAAGGATCTGGGTGTTCTGGGATCCTTTATTCATCGGGACGAGTACAGCCTCGACCTCATTCCATTTGACGGGGATCTCTTATCCATGGAATCGGAGGGGGCGTTCAAA GAGTGCTACCTGGAGAGTGACCAGACAAGCCTCTACCACGCAGCCAAGGGGCTGATGACCCTGCAGGCTCTGTACGGGACAATCCCCCAGATCTTTGGGAAAGGAGAGTGCGCCAGG CAAGTGGCCAATATGATGATCAGGATGAAGAGAGAATTTACAGGAAGCCAAAATTCAATATTTCCTGTTTTTGATAATCTCTTGTTGCTCGATCGAAACGTGGACTTATTGACGCCTCTCGCCACTCAGCTTACATATGAAGGACTCATTGATGAAATTTATGGCATTCAGAACA GTTATGTGAAATTACCTCCGGAGAAATTTGCCCCGAAGAAACAGGGCGATGGTGGGAAGGAGCTCCCCACGGAAGCAAAGAAACTTCAGCTAAATTCCGCAGAGGAGCTCTATGCCGAGATCCGAGACAAAAACTTCAACGCGGTGGGCTCCGTGCTTAGCAAGAAAGCGAAGGTGATCTCCGCAGCATTTGAG GAGCGGCACAATGCTAAGACCGTTGGGGAGATCAAGCAGTTTGTTTCCCAGCTGCCCCACATGCAAGCAGCAAGGGGCTCACTTGCAAACCACACCTCGATTGCTGAGTTAATCAAGGATGTTACCA CTTCTGAAGACTTCTTTGATAAACTAACAGCGGAACAGGAGTTTATGTCCGGAGTAGACACTGATAAG GTCAATAGTTACATTGAAGACTGTATTGCCCAAAAGCACCCACTGATCAAGGTGTTAAGACTGGTTTGTCTCCAGTCCGTGTGCAACAGTGGACTCAAACAAAAAGTTCTGGATTATTATAAAAGAGAAATTCTCCAG ACATACGGCTATGAGCACATACTGACCTTGTACAACCTAGAGAAGGTTGGCCTGCTGAAACCACAGACGGGGGGCAGAAACAATTACCCAACCATCCGGAAAACACTACGCCTCTGGATGGATGATGTGAACGAGCAG AATCCCACGGACATATCGTATGTGTACAGTGGTTATGCCCCTCTCAGCGTGCGCCTGGCGCAGCTGCTCTCACGGCCTGGTTGGCGCAGCATCGAGGAAGTTCTCCGCATACTCCCAGGGCCGCACTTCGAAGAACGGCAGCCCTTGCCCACGGGACTGCAAAAGAAAC GTCAACCAGGGGAAAACCGAGTCACTCTGATATTTTTCCTCGGGGGAGTAACCTTTGCTGAAATTGCTGCCCTGCGATTTCTGTCCCAGCTGGAAGATGGAGGTACAGAATACGTCATTGCCACCACAAAGCTTATGAACGGGGCCAGCTGGATAGAGTCTCTAATGGAAAAACCCTTCTAG